Proteins from one Drosophila gunungcola strain Sukarami chromosome 3R, Dgunungcola_SK_2, whole genome shotgun sequence genomic window:
- the LOC128264684 gene encoding luciferin 4-monooxygenase gives MLDLDGNPATIYDQAQKVWSGSRQQSLYNEELTVGQIIFRQLQRQPQRIFQISHTDNTRLTRSQMLQNAAKVGCYLRDRGFKKETDLVGLLARNSTHVGALAYGCLFNGTPFHAVNPNLEQKTIASLYGITKPRILCCDVADFEKIKDIGASLGAQIVTVNGKLENVLSVAELLQNPLPEDYEPAQFKRGVDRTMAILCSSGTTGTPKAVTLSNSRKLFEIYSYLGSDDVQYAPSTLDWLTGLITLVTAGVFGTVRLISSEMFSTAHFLDICEQHEISWTIMANSHVAMLANCPSTRAQRLRSLRHMLFAGGHCLVATLKKMQSFLHGSGILRNAYGLTEVGTLISYNNDTQSKPTSVGRLVANIRVKIVDSSGQLQGPKGMGEVLCHNEQPWSGYVGNPVATAEMRDSAGWFHTGDIGYFDEDHYLHIVERKKDMLKYLGMMYYPHEVEEVIAQMPDVAEVCVFGIWRESEGDAAAASVVRRSGSNLDAKQVELFVRKNVSVTFKHLHGGVRIVPQLAKSANGKVNRQAVKASYLNDATKP, from the exons ATGTTGGACCTCGACGGCAATCCCGCGACCATTTACGATCAGGCTCAGAAGGTCTGGAGTGGCTCCCGCCAGCAGAGTCTGTACAACGAGGAACTGACCGTGGGCCAGATCATCTTCCGGCAGCTGCAGCGGCAGCCCCAAAGGATATTCCAGATCTCGCACACGGATAACACGCGGCTGACCCGCTCGCAGATGCTGCAGAATGCCGCCAAGGTGGGCTGCTATCTGCGGGATCGGGGGTTCAAAAAGGAGACCGACCTGGTGGGCCTCTTGGCACGCAACTCCACCCATGTGGGCGCCCTGGCCTACGGATGCCTCTTCAACGGCACTCCCTTCCACGCCGTCAACCCCAATCTGGAGCAGAAGACCATCGCCAGTCTGTACGGGATCACCAAGCCCCGCATCCTGTGCTGCGATGTGGCTGACTTCGAAAAGATCAAGGACATAGGCGCCTCGTTGGGAGCCCAAATTGTGACTGTCAATGGAAAGCTCGAAAATGTGCTGAGTGTGGCAGAGCTGCTGCAGAATCCCCTCCCCGAAGACTATGAGCCCGCGCAGTTCAAGCGAGGCGTCGATCGCACCATGGCCATCCTCTGCTCCTCGGGCACCACCGGAACCCCCAAGGCGGTGACTCTCTCCAACAGCCGCAAGCTCTTCGAGATTTACAG cTATCTAGGTTCCGATGACGTTCAGTATGCCCCCAGCACCTTGGATTGGCTGACAGGACTGATTACCCTGGTCACAGCTGGTGTCTTTGGCACAGTTCGGCTGATCTCCAGTGAAATGTTCAGTACCGCCCACTTCCTGGATATTTGCGAGCAGCACGAGATCTCCTGGACCATCATGGCCAACTCCCATGTGGCCATGCTGGCCAATTGCCCTAGTACACGAGCCCAAAGGCTGAGAAGCCTTAGGCACATGCTCTTCGCTGGTGGCCATTGCCTGGTGGCCACGTTGAAGAAGATGCAATCCTTCCTGCACGGATCGGGGATCCTGAGGAATGCCTATGGCCTAACCGAGGTGGGCACTCTCATATCCTACAACAACGACACCCAATCTAAGCCCACCTCTGTGGGTCGCCTAGTGGCGAACATTCGGGTGAAGATCGTGGACTCCTCGGGCCAGTTGCAGGGTCCAAAGGGGATGGGTGAGGTCCTCTGCCATAATGAGCAGCCCTGGAGCGGGTATGTGGGAAATCCCGTGGCCACGGCGGAGATGAGAGATTCAGCGGGATGGTTTCACACCGGCGACATAGGTTACTTCGACGAGGATCACTATCTGCACATTGTGGAGCGCAAGAAAGACATGCTAAAGTACCTGGGCATGATGTACTATCCGCATGAGGTCGAAGAGGTCATCGCCCAAATGCCCGACGTTGCGGAGGTCTGTGTTTTTGGCATCTGGCGGGAGTCGGAGGGCGACGCCGCGGCTGCATCCGTGGTCCGCCGATCCGGCAGCAATCTGGATGCCAAGCAAGTCGAGCTTTTCGTGCGGAAGAACGTCTCCGTGACATTTAAACATCTCCACGGCGGAGTGCGAATCGTTCCACAGTTGGCAAAGAGCGCCAACGGTAAGGTCAATCGACAGGCGGTGAAGGCATCCTATTTGAACGATGCGACCAAGCCTTAA
- the LOC128252726 gene encoding luciferin 4-monooxygenase-like has protein sequence MPYTPANSYDADQKIWSGGQVTHYFDPQLSIGEIIFQEMRRHPQLIAQISATENTVLTRAELHANSMRVASFLRSEGLLQSDVVGIIGRNTTHMIAVAYACFFNGMAFHSLNNTYDRNTIEKIYNITKPRIIFCDGDEFEKVKDATAHLDVKIVTMRNHPKNSIRIGEVLTTPIEENFRPAKLEQGNDQTLAILCSSGTTGTPKAVTITNSRQILASNDHLTTADVQYSHNTLDWITGLVTTITSGVFSTTRIIADNAFDPAFAMRVIEQYKVTWIIQPPSAMAIMINSPEFETSDLSSLRCYLYGGSRAAIEVQQAIRSRLSHDCLQFAYGFTELGAMATINCHFDEKPGSVGRLVSGLKLKIVNDQGESLGPDELGEVCIMNNQHWSGYFGNPEETRAMRDPQRWYHSGDLGYMDRNGFLYIMDRKKEMLKYQNIMYYPSDIESMISEMPEVAEVCAFGVWSDIYGDEAAAAVVKKLGSELKAQDVVYYVSSRTDSKYKHLNGGAIIVEDLKRSANGKTNRMANKNHFLQVKSGS, from the exons ATGCCTTACACCCCAGCAAATTCGTACGACGCCGATCAAAAGATCTGGAGCGGTGGTCAAGTGACACATTATTTTGATCCCCAGTTGTCCATCGGAGAGATTATTTTCCAAGAGATGCGGCGACATCCGCAGCTAATAGCACAG ATCTCGGCTACGGAGAATACAGTGCTGACCAGAGCGGAACTCCATGCAAACTCAATGCGGGTGGCCAGCTTTCTCCGATCGGAGGGACTCCTCCAATCCGATGTGGTGGGAATTATCGGCAGAAATACGACTCATATGATAGCCGTAGCCTACGCCTGCTTCTTCAACGGAATGGCCTTCCACTCGCTTAACAACACCTACGATCGGAACACCATTGAAAAAATCTACAATATCACCAAGCCACGAATCATTTTCTGCGATGGCGATGAGTTTGAAAAGGTGAAGGACGCCACTGCTCACCTGGATGTGAAGATCGTCACCATGCGCAATCACCCTAAGAATTCCATCCGGATTGGTGAAGTACTGACCACTCCCATTGAGGAAAACTTCCGGCCAGCTAAACTGGAACAGGGCAATGACCAGACTTTGGCCATTCTCTGCTCCTCGGGCACAACTGGAACGCCCAAGGCTGTAACTATAACCAATAGTCGCCAAATCCTCGCAAGCAATGA TCATTTGACCACCGCTGATGTCCAATACTCACACAACACCCTTGACTGGATCACCGGCCTGGTTACCACCATCACATCTGGGGTGTTTAGCACAACCCGCATCATCGCAGATAATGCCTTCGATCCCGCCTTTGCCATGCGAGTCATTGAGCAGTACAAGGTCACCTGGATTATTCAGCCGCCCTCCGCCATGGCCATAATGATTAACAGTCCGGAGTTTGAGACTTCCGACCTGTCCAGCCTACGCTGCTACCTGTATGGAGGATCTCGGGCTGCCATAGAGGTGCAACAAGCCATCCGCAGTCGTCTGAGTCATGATTGCCTGCAGTTTGCCTACGGATTCACGGAGCTGGGCGCCATGGCCACCATCAACTGCCATTTTGACGAGAAGCCCGGATCGGTGGGTCGTTTGGTCAGCGGTCTAAAGCTAAAGATAGTCAATGACCAGGGCGAATCGCTCGGACCCGACGAACTTGGCGAGGTGTGCATTATGAACAACCAGCATTGGTCTGGATACTTTGGCAACCCAGAGGAAACGCGCGCCATGCGCGATCCCCAGCGATGGTATCACTCCGGCGACCTGGGCTACATGGATCGCAATGGCTTCCTCTACATCATGGACCGCAAGAAGGAGATGCTGAAGTACCAGAACATCATGTACTACCCCAGCGACATTGAGAGTATGATCTCTGAGATGCCCGAAGTGGCCGAGGTCTGTGCCTTCGGGGTGTGGAGCGACATCTATGGAGACGAGGCTGCCGCTGCCGTGGTTAAGAAGCTGGGCAGCGAACTCAAGGCCCAGGATGTTGTGTATTATGTGAGCAGTCGTACGGATTCCAAATACAAGCACTTAAACGGCGGAGCCATCATCGTGGAGGATTTGAAGCGCAGTGCCAATGGCAAAACCAATCGGATGGCCAACAAAAACCATTTCCTTCAGGTGAAGAGTGGGAGCTAA
- the LOC128252196 gene encoding LOW QUALITY PROTEIN: uncharacterized protein LOC128252196 (The sequence of the model RefSeq protein was modified relative to this genomic sequence to represent the inferred CDS: inserted 1 base in 1 codon) — MPYRPASFYDADRKVWSSGKLEHYFDPHLSIGEIVFEEMRRHPQLIAQISATENTILTRAELHVNSMCVASYLRSLGLLQSDVVGIIGRNTTHMSAVAYACFFNGVAFHSLNISYEQSTIEKLFSITRPRVIFCDGDEFEKVRAATAQLDVKIVTMRNHPKDSIRIDEVLATPMEENFRPAKLEQGNDQTLAILCSSGTTGIPKAVTITNSRQILNSSHRLTTNDVQYTHSTLDWITGLLTTVTSGVFSTKRIIADNVFDPALIMRLIEEHQITWIIQPPTHMAMMANCPAFGTSDLSSLKFYLFGGSRASVETQHRIRSRLSKDCLHFAYGFTELGSMASINLHFDEKPNSVGRLVAGLKLKVICEKGESLGPDEVGELCLCNDQHWAGYYGNPEETHKMRDAQMWFHSGDLGYVDDDGFVYVVERKKDMLKYQNIMYYPNDIEKVISAMPDVAEVCVFGVWNQLVGDEAAAAVVKRQGSXLTAQDIVDYVATHIDARYKHLHGGAIIMEELVRSPNGKTNRLGTKAFFLEVKNSTPTENQTCSSTAIGPGPGLGFTPGQNPVLSAATMERSSTQFDKYTKIWSGPRPANFFDVDCSIGKILFAFMRNHPSSICQISDTEGTALTNGEAITFAIRIAQQLKALGLKQDDVVGIAGTNTTYLMPVVLGCLLNGTPFHAVSPWHDEDTMKHLFSITRPRIIFCDGYVYQRLSIIARILKSHVYTLKDHRLGMPRVEDLLEPTKAELYYVPETLLLGGDHTVAILCTSGTTGLPKAVCISNSACLFDFGFVTGQDVLLSFSTIDWSAGMFNMLFSCCHGSTRIITDRAYTPEYMLQLVEKYKVTLLTVVPQQVASLLKAPTLSKQRLASIRFVSVGGGSCYVANLLKLQDFLVTGQISYGYALTECGGVAANMGVSKPSSVGRIVPGVRVKILDDAGRSLGHGETGEILVHNGKLWNGYYANPNESKRMQDYQGWFHTGDMGYFDDENFLHIVERKGDLLRFHGAQYCPHELEQVIAELPDVIEACVFGLWNEVDGDPAAAAVVKVPGSRLTEMDIVEYVAKRLVVQHKQLHCGVFFLTELPKTGSGKVLRQQARDQALGKKWADYGNGH, encoded by the exons ATGCCATACAGACCGGCAAGCTTCTACGACGCCGACCGCAAGGTTTGGAGCAGTGGCAAATTGGAGCACTACTTTGACCCACATCTGTCCATCGGGGAGATTGTCTTCGAAGAGATGCGACGGCATCCGCAACTGATAGCCCAG ATCTCAGCCACGGAGAACACAATTTTGACCAGGGCGGAGCTGCATGTCAACTCGATGTGCGTGGCCAGCTATCTGCGATCCCTGGGCCTACTCCAGTCTGATGTGGTGGGAATTATTGGCAGGAACACCACCCACATGTCCGCTGTGGCCTACGCTTGCTTCTTCAATGGCGTGGCCTTCCACTCGCTCAATATCTCATATGAGCAGAGTACCATCGAAAAGTTGTTCAGCATCACCAGGCCAAGAGTCATTTTCTGTGATGGGGATGAATTCGAGAAAGTGCGAGCTGCCACAGCTCAACTGGATGTGAAGATCGTCACCATGCGCAATCACCCCAAGGATTCCATCCGGATCGATGAAGTGCTGGCCACTCCCATGGAGGAAAACTTCCGGCCAGCTAAACTGGAACAGGGCAATGACCAGACCTTGGCCATTCTCTGCTCCTCGGGCACAACTGGAATTCCCAAGGCTGTAACCATTACGAACAGTAGGCAGATCCTAAATTCCAGCCA CCGTCTGACCACCAACGACGTACAGTACACGCACAGCACCCTCGACTGGATCACCGGACTACTGACCACCGTCACATCCGGGGTGTTTAGCACAAAGCGCATCATAGCCGACAATGTCTTCGATCCGGCCTTGATTATGCGACTCATCGAGGAGCACCAGATCACATGGATAATTCAGCCGCCCACCCACATGGCCATGATGGCCAACTGCCCAGCATTTGGAACTTCCGACTTGTCGAGCCTAAAGTTCTACCTCTTCGGAGGATCTCGGGCTTCCGTGGAGACCCAGCATCGCATTAGGAGTCGCCTGAGCAAGGACTGTCTACACTTTGCCTACGGATTTACAGAGTTGGGCAGCATGGCCTCCATCAATTTGCACTTCGACGAGAAGCCCAATTCGGTGGGTCGCTTGGTGGCAGGACTCAAGCTGAAGGTAATCTGCGAAAAGGGAGAGTCCTTGGGCCCGGATGAGGTGGGCGAGCTGTGCCTGTGCAATGACCAGCACTGGGCTGGATACTACGGCAATCCGGAGGAGACGCACAAGATGCGGGATGCCCAGATGTGGTTCCACAGCGGGGACCTGGGATACGTGGATGACGACGGGTTCGTGTACGTCGTGGAGCGCAAGAAGGACATGCTGAAGTACCAGAACATCATGTACTATCCCAACGACATCGAGAAGGTCATCTCGGCGATGCCGGACGTGGCCGAGGTCTGCGTCTTCGGGGTGTGGAACCAGCTGGTCGGAGACGAGGCCGCCGCCGCTGTGGTCAAAAGACAGGGAA GCCTGACAGCCCAGGACATTGTGGACTATGTGGCCACGCACATCGACGCCAGGTACAAGCACCTCCACGGAGGAGCCATCATCATGGAGGAACTGGTGCGCAGTCCTAATGGCAAAACCAACCGCTTGGGCACCAAGGCCTTTTTCTTGGAGGTCAAAAATTCCACCCCAACCGAAAATCAGACATGTTCATC AACCGCTATCGGACCCGGACCCGGACTCGGATTCACGCCCGGCCAAAACCCCGTCTTATCAGCCGCCACAATGGAACGCTCGAGCACGCAATTCGATAAATACACTAAAATTTGGAGTGGACCAAGGCCGGCGAACTTCTTCGATGTGGACTGTTCGATTGGTAAAATTCTGTTCGCCTTTATGCGGAACCACCCGTCCAGCATATGTCAG ATTTCAGACACAGAGGGCACCGCTTTGACCAATGGCGAGGCCATAACCTTTGCCATCCGCATTGCCCAGCAGCTCAAGGCCCTGGGGCTGAAACAGGACGATGTGGTGGGCATCGCTGGGACCAACACCACCTACCTCATGCCCGTGGTGCTGGGCTGTCTGCTGAACGGAACGCCCTTTCACGCGGTCAGTCCCTGGCACGACGAGGACACAATGAAGCATCTGTTCTCCATCACCCGGCCGAGGATAATCTTTTGCGATGGATACGTCTACCAGCGGCTGAGCATCATTGCCAGGATACTCAAGAGCCATGTCTACACGCTGAAGGATCATCGACTGGGCATGCCGCGGGTGGAGGATCTGCTGGAACCCACCAAAGCTGAGCTCTACTATGT ACCCGAAACCCTTCTTCTGGGCGGCGATCACACAGTGGCCATTCTCTGCACTTCGGGCACCACGGGATTACCAAAGGCCGTTTGCATTAGCAACTCCGCCTGCCTCTTCGATTTTGG CTTTGTGACTGGCCAGGATGTGCTGCTGTCCTTCAGCACCATCGACTGGTCAGCGGGAATGTTCAACatgctcttcagctgctgtcATGGTTCCACGCGGATCATCACGGATCGGGCCTACACGCCGGAATATATGCTCCAGCTGGTGGAGAAGTACAAGGTGACATTGCTGACAGTGGTGCCGCAGCAGGTGGCTTCCCTGTTGAAGGCGCCCACCCTCAGCAAGCAGCGATTGGCCAGCATTCGGTTTGTGAGCGTGGGCGGAGGCTCCTGCTACGTGGCCAATCTTCTGAAGCTGCAGGACTTCCTGGTCACCGGACAGATATCCTACGGCTACGCTTTGACGGAGTGCGGGGGAGTGGCGGCCAATATGGGCGTGTCAAAGCCCTCGTCCGTGGGCAGGATTGTGCCGGGGGTGCGGGTGAAGATCCTGGACGATGCCGGCCGAAGTCTGGGACATGGAGAAACGGGCGAGATACTGGTGCACAATGGGAAGCTGTGGAATGGCTACTACGCCAATCCCAATGAGTCGAAGCGCATGCAGGACTACCAGGGCTGGTTCCACACCGGGGACATGGGCTACTTCGACGACGAGAACTTCCTGCACATCGTGGAGCGGAAGGGCGACCTGCTGCGCTTCCATGGCGCCCAGTACTGTCCCCACGAACTGGAGCAGGTCATCGCCGAGCTGCCGGATGTGATCGAGGCCTGTGTCTTTGGGCTGTGGAACGAGGTGGATGGTGATCCTGCGGCGGCGGCAGTCGTCAAGGTCCCGGGAAGCCGCCTCACCGAGATGGACATTGTGGAGTACGTGGCCAAGCGCCTGGTGGTCCAGCACAAGCAGCTCCACTGCGGCGTCTTCTTCCTGACCGAGCTGCCCAAAACCGGAAGTGGCAAGGTACTCCGGCAGCAGGCACGCGATCAGGCACTGGGCAAGAAATGGGCCGACTACGGCAACGGACACTAA